GGGAACGGTGCCCGCATGGGTGTAAACAGCGAGTAGATCCCCGGTGGGGGTGGGTTTGACGCCCGCCCCCACTGCATTAAGGAGGATGGAAATGACCAAAGGCTCTGGTTGGAACTGGCGAAGCGTGATCTCGTTCTCTCTCCTCTTCTCCGCGGTTGTGCTCATCCTCTCCGGGATAGCCCTGCTCATCGCCCCAAGTGGGAGGATCGCCCGGGAGACCGGCTGGCAGATACTTGGATTCGATAAGGAGAGATGGGAGTCGATCCATGACCTGTTCGGGTTCGTCTTCATCTTCCTCACGCTGATACACCTGTGGTTGAACTACAAAGCTCTTCTTGCTTACCTGCGCGACCGCGCACGCAATGTCTATCGGCTGCGGGCGGAACTGCTCACTGCGTTGCTCCTCTCCGGGGTCGTCTTCCTCGTCGCCGCCCTGCGT
This sequence is a window from Candidatus Bipolaricaulota bacterium. Protein-coding genes within it:
- a CDS encoding DUF4405 domain-containing protein translates to MTKGSGWNWRSVISFSLLFSAVVLILSGIALLIAPSGRIARETGWQILGFDKERWESIHDLFGFVFIFLTLIHLWLNYKALLAYLRDRARNVYRLRAELLTALLLSGVVFLVAALRLLPL